The proteins below are encoded in one region of Delphinus delphis chromosome 4, mDelDel1.2, whole genome shotgun sequence:
- the FAM43A gene encoding protein FAM43A — protein sequence MLPWKKHKFELLAEAPPRQASKPKGYAVSLHYSALSSLARACPEGALSRVGSMFRSKRKKLHITSEDPTYTVLYLGNATTIQARGDGCTDLAVGKIWSKSEAGRQGTKMKLTVSAQGIRMVHAEERALRRPGHLYLLHRVTYCVADARLPKVFAWVYRHELKHKAVMLRCHAVLVSKPEKAQAMALLLYQTSANALAEFKRLKRRDDARHQQQELVGAHTIPLVPLRKLLLHGPCCYKPPVERSRSAPKLGSITEDLLGEQQEQELQEEERGVHTEGCPEEEEGDEEEDRAGESDPAEQEAEAQRALVVAMHFECGDLLDTLESGREEVLGGGGVSPGPEAGSPSLLLGSTSDMKAELSQLINDLGELSFGNDVRSLQADLRVTRLLSGESTGSESSIEGGGPEATTTTAGDQSDPADCARPDEPHSG from the coding sequence ATGCTGCCGTGGAAGAAGCACAAGTTCGAGCTGCTGGCCGAGGCGCCGCCACGGCAGGCGTCCAAACCCAAGGGCTACGCGGTGAGCCTGCACTACTCGGCGCTCAGCTCTCTGGCACGGGCGTGCCCCGAAGGCGCGCTCAGCCGGGTGGGCAGCATGTTCCGCTCCAAGCGCAAGAAGCTGCACATCACCAGCGAGGACCCAACTTACACCGTGCTCTACTTGGGCAATGCCACCACCATCCAGGCGCGCGGCGACGGCTGCACCGACCTAGCGGTGGGCAAGATCTGGAGCAAGAGCGAGGCGGGCCGTCAGGGCACCAAGATGAAGCTGACTGTGAGTGCGCAGGGTATCCGCATGGTGCACGCCGAGGAGCGTGCGCTGCGCCGCCCGGGCCACCTCTACCTGCTGCACCGCGTTACCTACTGCGTGGCGGACGCGCGACTGCCCAAGGTCTTCGCCTGGGTTTACCGGCACGAGCTCAAACACAAGGCGGTAATGCTGCGCTGCCACGCGGTGCTGGTGTCCAAGCCCGAGAAGGCGCAGGCCATGGCCCTGCTGCTCTACCAGACGTCAGCCAACGCTCTGGCGGAATTTAAACGGCTCAAGCGGCGGGACGACGCGCGTCACCAACAGCAGGAGCTGGTGGGCGCGCACACCATCCCGCTGGTGCCCCTGCGCAAGCTGCTCCTGCACGGACCCTGCTGCTACAAGCCGCCGGTGGAGCGCAGCCGCAGCGCGCCCAAGCTCGGCTCCATCACCGAGGATCTGCTCGGCGAACAGCAGGAGCAGGAGctgcaggaggaagagagaggggtgCACACGGAGGGCTgcccggaggaggaggagggggatgaGGAAGAGGACCGAGCCGGGGAGAGCGACCCGGCAGAGCAAGAGGCCGAGGCGCAGCGGGCGCTGGTGGTGGCCATGCACTTCGAATGCGGGGACTTGCTGGACACGCTGGAGAGTGGCCGCGAAGAGGTGCTGGGGGGCGGCGGGGTCTCGCCGGGCCCTGAGGCTGGGTCGCCGTCTCTGCTGCTGGGCAGCACCTCCGACATGAAGGCCGAGCTGTCCCAGCTTATTAATGATCTGGGAGAGCTCAGCTTCGGCAACGACGTGCGCAGCCTGCAGGCCGACTTGCGGGTGACGCGCCTGCTGTCGGGTGAGAGCACGGGTAGCGAGAGCTCCATCGAAGGAGGGGGCCCGGAAGCTACCACTACCACCGCCGGGGACCAGTCGGACCCCGCCGACTGCGCCAGACCAGACGAGCCCCACTCGGGCTGA